tttttccttGCTGTGGGTCCAAATGTCCAAAAGTTCACACGTTTACTAATCTGATTTTCACATGGTTTTCCAGAGTGCTCCAGGGTTGAAATCCTGTAATATAACCATATCTTATAACTGTGCAGCTCTACTGGAGGTGGTTTGAGTAATTTACAAATGAGGTCACAGCACAGGATTTCCAGGTGTGAGGAAATGTGGAACAGCACGGTGCTAAAAAAGCCAAGCACCTCCCTGCAGAATACGTTTTCAAGAACAAGAGTAGCTATAGGAGAGTATATCAGGTTTAACTTTCAAGCGCTCTTCCTAGAGATGCTCAGTGATTAATTCACAGGAACATTTCACTGCAGGTGTTCAGCGAGAGCTCCTCTCAAACAATAAGGGAATACGACTGTCCTTGTCACTCTCCAGGTGTGAGCCTGTGTCTCTGTTGCCTctataataattaaaaacaaacctcaGTGTAATGGGTAGCATGTTATCAGGTCATTATGTCCACAGGGGTTTCCCAGAAATGTAATTCTAAGGCTGTTTTCACACAGACCTTTGTGTGATAGCACTGACACTTATGGCTGCCGTCTCCCTTTTTTCAAACAtattgtttgtttgcatttaaacaaggttttgctttgctgtgtttgATCTCTGGTTCAATCCTGAAGAGCATGGAGGCCCATTCGTCAGCTGTAAAACAGTCCTTGAACCCCACAGGCATTTGCTACTCAACTGTGTCCTTTCACAAAATGCTGGAACTGATTGTACTCTGTGCTTTGCATAAAATGTAggcataaaatgaaaatatcacTACTGCAAGTGGGGAAAGTGTGGGTCATGTGTGCCTCACAGAGATGTTCTACCAACTCTAAAACATAGAAAATAccaaacaacaaaggaaaagtGAGATCTCCTCACAGAATAGCATTAAAAACGACGACAACGATACTAAACTCTCTTAGCGCCCCCTGTTCTTTTTTGAGATGTGTTTAATCTAAAGCTGCAATCTTATTCTGAAAAATCAACATGGCATTACTAAACTCTGTTTACCCACCATGCAGTACATGATGAAAAACAGAGCAAAGAGGGAGTGAGGCAGAAGATCTGAAGCAGAtcggtctgttttttttagatttccTGTATGCACACAATTCATTCCATATTTGTTGCTGGCTCAGCATTTTTAATACAGATAAAAGTATTAAACATAAAGAAAGCAACATTTTCTTGTACAGCAGTGTAGGAGATTCTACTTGTTGCCATGTTACTCACTCCAAATACCAAACAGCTTGCAACACATGCTCGTTGTCACTCCCTTCATTATGCATATCTTGAAGCAATAAGTTCAGTATTTGCACTGCAGAGTTTCAACATTACATCACTTTTACAGTGACCTCTTCAGGAACTACAGACGTTCAACAATCCTTTCCTCTCAGCCACTGAGGCTGGTGTTCATGTAAATTCAGTAACCAGTTTCAGTCTCAGTGAAACGTAATGTCAGTTTTCACTGATGGCAGGGGAGAGTTCATTTTCTCTGTAGATCCTCAAatgtctgtttaaagttttaatttttCAGTGTTTATGTGCATTAAAGTGTTCATTTATTGGTCAGTCAAAGAGGCTGATTGTCATTAAGATGACGGGTTTTAAAGTATATCAGCCTCTTGACTTACACTGATAATAAGACTCCACCCTCTCAAATTAATCTTAAATTAAAGATTAAGGATTTACAACTTTGCCTGCTTATTTTATCCATATGATCCATATATCCACACATTACGCTATTATTTAAAGTTACATCATAGAAAACTGTGATGAAATAGCATGTAAGGTAAAGTTGTTCATGTTGTAGTATAATATTACACCAGAATAAACTGAGCACCTACCTAGAACTGAACAGTTCTACCTAGAACTGAACAGTTCTAGGTAGGTGAGAGAGGCAGGTGAAGTCTGGTGAGGCACTGAGGACAGCGAGAGTTTGACAGCAAACCTTGAAGCATAATATTCTGTATAGTCGTGTTATGCTGCTGAAGATAACTGatttaaacaatttccctctgggattattaaagtatctaaaataaaaataaaatgattatttGCACTCCCTACTCACTAAATATTATTAGTCTGTAGTGTATATATTAATACTACGTTAAATCCTATGTCAGTAAATTCCGTTCTaagtgtttttaaattaaagattTAAAATGTACAGTTCTCTATAGAGAGAGGCCGCGTACTCTGTCAAAACATTCAACAATGACGGCTACCGTTAACTGGCGTGTCGGGGTCGCTCGCAGAGAATCATGGGAAATGTTGTCTTTGACTAAAATGGATCATACCATTTTTTAAATAAGATTTTAGCTCAATCGCACATTACCTTTGTCGTCAGTTCATAAACTAATGCTTATCTGCTTTGTAGTTTTGTgacattatatattttttaaaaacattaaatgaatTTGGAAATAAATGATAGTGTCGTTAAAAAGCCAACTTCCTCACCCCCCTTTGCCAGTGCAGAATACGAGCCGTCCGTTAATACGAGTCCTCTTCTACCACCGGATTACGGCTGAGGCAGCACGCAAGGGGACAGTTACCGAGCCATAAAACGTCGAATAATATAAAGAGTAAGTCCAGTAAAGTTTTATATTTACTACCAGAAACACGATGAACGCTGTGCTGTTTAGAAAATCTCCAAATTATTCTGAATTTGTAGCTTTTATACGCCACGTGGCCAACTGAACTCCCCAAGTTGGTGGGGCTGTCAAAAACTTGTTTAAGCTAACTTTACCCAGTATCAGTGTGTTCCAGCAGCAGTGACACTACTACACTGACTActgctgtgctctgtgctgtctgtgctgtctgtctgatttgtgaccctttttaaaaaaattcaccACGTATTTAAACATGTCTTACGTGATATATTTCTCTGCCTTGTACTACAAAATTGTGGTTGTTTTCTTCCTATAACGGGTCAACATATGTTcagtttatacatttatttttttatcacctcttatttttttgttggGCTCTGGCCTTCTGTTCCAGTTACAACAGGTGAGTGTGATGTGGCTTTTTAGCTGCTGTTCTTTACACATGTCCTGGTTTATTGCAGCGTCATGTAGTTGAAAAATCATACTTACATTTGTCAGTTTATTGAATTCAAACAGCTGAAACAAATGCAGTCtattacagcagaaattaaTTCTGGActtaaatgattaaaatgtaCTGTTCAACAGGTTACCATTAAATTTCAGTATctgtctgctttattttttaggaataataaataattttgtttGTTAAATAAGAGAAAAATATAGAAGAAAAGATTGAAAATCAATTTAAATCTAATATTTGACACACTTTACGATTGTTATCATAATGACTGACAAATATTGAACCAGAGTTAATTATAGTTAAATAGCTTACAGGCActaaaatcagaatcagaatcagaaatactttattgatcccagggggaaattgctttcattctaAAATAATCCTAACATTAGACCTGGCCCTTGTCTAAAATGGTTTCTTATGAAACTTGGTCTGCATTTGTTTTAGCTTGGTGTAACCAATGAACCAACAAATGATGGCATATATTTGCACTAACAGTGCTTTAAGCAATGCATCACTCATGTTTGAAAATTTGCTTgtgtaatgtatttattttttgtaagtTGTATTTCATTTCATGCATGAAAACTTGTTGGTGTCTTTGGATTATggtgtgttgaatgtttttaAAGGCTGCTGTCAGACATTTACATTATACTGTTTCACTTTTATTGTTTCTGTATATTATCAACACGTgatttgtgttttaatctgtACAGTAAAGTTTtttgaattatttaaatattccCACAGTAGGCAGAGTATATTATCTCCCGTCATGCCGAAACAAAGGTGAGCCATAGACTGCTATACAAGTTGAGTTACTGGTTGTTGCAGAAGCAACATCTTGTCATCTTTAATGCATAAACAGTGTTTCCTCGTTAATTGGACACAGCTGCCTCTGAAAAGAAATTGCCTTGCTCTAGTTTTGCAGCACAGCTTCCATTATCTGTGCGTGATTGAGCTTGTTCCAGGGTGAAAACCTTTAATCAAAACTTTTAAACTTCAAATCgacacagaggaaacactgcaaacacagccTAATGTACATGTTGGCCATATAAACACTTTTTAGTTGTGATGTCCAATTTACATTTTGCCTGGTTTGTTTTGGCTTTGCTCCTTGAAAGTCCAATGTGAGATTgatcattcattttttaatctGTATTAGGCATCATTTTAAAGCTCATATTTTTGTAAACAATCTACTCTGATGTACATTTAGATCATTGTGAGACATTTTTCTGAAAATGATCAATctgccatctttgttttcaAGACAACATTGGCACCACATCAGCTATTTTATGAGCTTACTCTAACCAGCTAGTTCTACTGTAATGCTAACTTCACACTGAACTAATGGCTATAGCTTCCACCTGTTGCTTATTTTCTCTCCTTGCCCTACAACACACAAGTCAGTAGAGAAGATACCCCTTTAAAAGAGAAATGGATCAGCATTGGCCAAATCGCCAGCAAAGGGCAGCGCCTCAAAACGCTGTACCCGTGGGTGCCTTCAGGCAGGGTAATGTTCCGGCTGTGGAGAGAGGCATCATCAGTGGCGATAACCTCCAGTTTGGGCGTCTGCGGCGTCGCACACGTTTGTCCCACTCGGAGAGCCACAGCTCTGGTGCTGAAGAGGAATGGTTGAGCTCCTCCCTAGAGGCAAGTGGCTCTTATGGTCAAAGCCCTGTCCTCCAAGGAATGCAGGCAGAGGCAATCTGGTACAACCGCAGCTCCTACGAGCAGGCAGAGGGCAACTTCCATCGCCGGGTTGCCTCTAATGGCAATGGGCCATTGTCATCCTCACCACGAAGCCCAAACACCAGAGGATCCATGACTTTTCACTCCCGGCGTACCCAGGGTAAACAGCAGAATCAGGAGCATCCCGTCAGCACTGTGAAGGCCTCTGGTACCCCCCACCGTAAGATCAGTAGGGGCCGCAATCGAACCTCCTCTGAGACCGAGCAGGGTGGCAAAGGCAGCAGGGGGGCACAGCCAAGGAAGAGAGGCCTCTCTGAGACGGAAATCAGGCCCAGATGGGACAAGTATGGCACCTCTCACACAGGAAATGGGAGAGActtgatgtgtgttttcagtttctGTAACCATGGTGATTTATTTGTCTGTCTGCATTTTTGTTTGGCCTTTTTCAGTTATGCTAACTTGTGTATTGTGTTTTTGGGACAAGTAGAAGTGTAGGTTAAAATTAAAGCAGTGGGAAAGATCAGTCTGAAATGTGCATTGTGCAGCTTTGTGTCTAGTAAAATAGGTTTGTCTTTTGCTGTAAAATCAGTCTTTGCTATCATTAGGGGGTTTGTTGTTTCAGCCAGTGACCCCACCGCCTTTTGTTCTGTAATCCAGACTTTGCAGACCGGGCAACTCTGTTTGAGTGAGGAATGTGTAGTCTGCTGCTGTAACCCATCAGCACAGTTAGAGAAAGCAAGGTGAAACCTATGCAATATCTTGTCATAACCTCTTCCTTTAGTTTACATGGTTcccatgttattttcatgtcAGCTTGCCGAGTTTATATAATAAATGATTTTATGCTTTGATAATCTTTCCCCATTCCACCCTTAAATCCACCTGTGGCTGTGCATGCTGCTGTAATCTGTAATATAACAGTGTCACAGTCAAGCATCTAATTAAGCTGTGTCATGTCACTCATTTCCTGTTGCCGATTGTGCTGATGTAACAACTAAACACCTGTTTGGTCATGACAGTTATCATATAAAGCTGTCCAAAACAGATCTGTCCTTGACTGTGTCATCTAATCTCCCCTGAACTTCCTCCCTTAGTACCAACATGAGTGGACTGCAGTGCCTCGCCGCAGAGAACATCTGGTTCGACAAACAGCGCTACGATGAGGCGGAGAGACGTTTTTATGAGGGAGTAAATGGCCCCTCCACGCCACAGCAGCAGGTAGGATGAGTTATTGCAACTTGCTCTTGATAGATCggttttaatgtgtgtaaacaggATCCGTCTTCTCTTGTTGGATCAGCTCCCCTGCCTCTTCAGCTCATGCTGTCTTCTTACTAGCCTCCCCTTTAGTCACTGTCCAGTTGGTGAAGGCAACAGTTGCATCATCGTGTGTCACAGTGTTTGGCAGCgcagagcagctgtgtgtgttaagcCACTCAATTTAGAACTCACCCTAGTGAGAGGGGTCAGGTGTTTTGGCAGCTGTCTGTGCCTTTCAGGCTGTCCAGGCCAGCAATAACAGCTCTTTGCTTTCTCTACAGGCCTGGGACACAATGGGTGTGTTCGCCTTCACGCTTTAAATAGTTATTTCTCCAAATCTCAAAAAGTCACATTTAATCCTTTTTGATTTTAAGCAACGTGGATACATTTGGTTTTACATGCTGATGTCCAAATACCCTGGAAGTCTCTATAGGGTATGCTTCAAACATACCTGTACCTTTGCATTGGAAGAActtataaacaaataaaaaaataagggCTACATACATTTAAACTTTAATTCAGGACACTGTACTGTAGTGAGGAAAAAGACAGCTGCACCATAAGACTGGCAGGTCAAGTCAACATGCCCTCAGGTCTTCTGAATGTGTCTAGCCTTTGCCCAGACATGACATGTCTATTGAGTGACATTCTGTCTCCtacatgttttatttcacaaaGACTAAAAGAGGTTTTTTTCCCCATTAGTTCACCGTCCATTTCGATTCCCTTCCCTCTTTTTTGCATGCTACTTTCTGTATTTCTCACTGCTCTAGCCCTCCATCACTTCATCACTGCTTTACCCATAAATGCCTGCAGGAGACTGAAACTAATGCCATCCTGCAGGACATTGCTAAATCCCGAAAGAATATCCAGCAATCCCTTAACGGAGTGAGTACTATATTATGAATAAGCCACAGACATGCCCCCTCCATAGTGCCAGGACTGTACTCACTAATGTCACTGTACCAGCTCTATAATGGGGGAATATTTGTTTAAAGATCATGAAGACGTTTAGCCTTTGAGTCCCAGAATTATGATTAAAGAACAATTTTCAcctttttattatcattttatttattcctGTTCACCGCTGCTTGCTTACTGCCACTATCTTTATCCCACTCTCACAGATTTTCTTACGTTTGTCTCTACCTCTGTGGGGGTTTTATTATGCAGTTCCTAAAAATCATTTTTCTCATAAATGGAAAAACGTATACAATGTGAATTGATTATAAAAGCTTCTAAATCCTCTCCTTGTTTTGTACAGAAGTTAAAGTACATTTCCTCTTCAGTTTCAGTCTGTGTAGTATAAAATTAACTCAAAGAAAAATAGCTTAGTAAAGGGGAGAGACATTTAATCTTGCTGTGTAAGGGGATTATGTGACATTCATGCCAGATTTCTTCTGATCGCTCAGACTGAGCATTAAGAAGCATACCAGTGGTCAGGCAAAGGAATAACATTGTTTGATCAAGAAACAATCATCTTATCGTTAAaatttctctgtctgtgtgaaaacCCGGATTTGCCAAATTCAAATGTCACAGCAACAGTGTTCAGGACTGaacaatgaaataaaatgaatgcAGAAAGCAGGACAAAAAGCTATGCTGGTGCCATTTcaacttttcatttttcattacaATATGCACGTTTGACTTCCATCTAAACTATACAAACTTTAGACTGTATAATATCTGACTGTGCCTACAACCTCTGCCTTTCCTGTTCTCGTGTTTTCACTCCTTACCTAATTTTCATCACCGGGTGCAGGTGAAAACAGCCCTGCAGCAGGCCAAAGGGCGTCAGCAGAAACGTCAGCACAGAAATGTAAGTTCTGTTTGTCCAGCCTGGGAGTGCTGCATGGCTGAGACCGGCATCCTGGATGTGCTGGCAACTGCTGCCTGAAGTGGAGAGTgttactgtcctcacagtactgtgtCGTCTCATCCCGCATCACCACCTGATCACCCTGCTTCCTTTTTCACACCGCATTACTCAGATTATTTATTTGGTGTTATCAATTGATTGTAATTATTTCGATTATTTTGATCACACTTATCAGTTGGCATAAAGACTGGAAGCAGGGGGGCAAAAGGAAAACACACCAGATCATATTAGAATGTTGTATATTTCTTGTAACTGTTTTTTAAGCTTGCTTGCTGATGCCTCTTCTAAACCCCGTAACACACATGTATCAATGCGATGGTGTTGTGATGTGATCTATGGGAGGGTGGGGGTGATGTAAGTTTCCTTTAAATGGGTGGGAGCTAGTGTGGCGTGCTGCATGTtgtcattttaaacattaaGCCTGTCTTTGTGTGGTATGGATGTGGTTCATTGTACTGTCAATATTGTGTGTGAAGTGGATTCAAATCAAGGTTATGTGAGGGATTTGTTTTATCCTTGCAtggctgttttttgtttaaacacatctgtttttatttgcttgATTCACTTTAGCTTGTATTGGATATCAACCTGAATATTGTTGCTCTTGATGTATTACTATTTCAAGTTGTGTATTGCTTTTTGCTAATTTGTGCTCATCTTCACACAGTCATCTTCACATGGAGGAGACCAGGAACTGGTTTCACGCATGAAGTCCCTTGAGCTGGAGAACCAGACTCTGCACaaaggtgtgtgttttctgcattttaCCAGTTTTGGCAGCTGATGAGACGCAGAACCACTAAATTATTTTTGCCTGCCAGAAGTGTAAATAAACTGTTTAAAAGGCAGTGTGTCATTAATGTCAGCTTGATTCTTCTGCCCCCAAGTGGAAAAACATTGGCAACTGGAAGTTGAACTTTACcgttttgtttgctttgttagTGGTGGAAAACATGAGGGCAGCACTGCAGAAGCTGGAATCCAGAGTGGCTATGCTGGAAAAGTCCCCTGCATCAGCAGCTGTCCCGTGTGCTAAGGTAGataattttcaaaataaaaagtaattGTTCTCCGTGACCAGTCTTTCATTCTGTGATAGAGTAAATGTTTAAtcgtttatatatatattttttgtagtGGTGTTAGTATGCCTCTGTTTGAGCAGATTTGTATTGGGAAGGGCTTTGATGCTCTATTAATAATGCTATGTAAACAAAGCGTGCAGAACAGCGTGTACAAACAATTTCAGTGATTTGCATTTGTTTCTTCAGGCTGCTCCCGTCCAGGCAGTCAAACAGGTAAAGGTAGAaaatggtggtgatgatgacgatgaccTAGACTTGTTTGGcagtgatgaggaggatgaggaggctgcaCGCATCAAGCAGGAGCGTGTGGAGGCCTACACAGCCAAGAAAGCCAAGAAACCCACCCTCATTGCCAAGTCATCCATCCTGTTGGACGTTAAGCCGGTACGTAATCAGTGAAtgtaatgacaaaaaaatatatattattatttttcaacaTCATGACAAATAAATGAAGCAGCCTTGAATCTAAATGCATATGCTTATGGGTATCCTTTGTCTTGTGCGTGTAGTGGGATGATGAGACGGATATGGCCAAGCTGGAGGAGTGTGTGCGCTCAGTGCAGATGGACGGGCTTCTGTGGGGAGCCTCCAAGCTGGTCCCAGTCGGATACGGCATCAAGAAACTGCAGATCAACTGCGTCGTTGAGGACGACAAAGTCGGCACTGACATCCTGGAGGAAGAGATCACCAAGTTTGAGGACTTTGTAAGTAAAAAACATTTGGTGTTATTTAAGAGTCACTCCTCCCtaattgggatttttttttagttgataCTAGATATTATATGTAGCCTTGTGTTAACGTCAGATAACGTGCATGACAATGAGACAAAAGGAGAAACTAGATTTAGGTTTTATTTCATGCTATTTATATGCACGTGGAACATATTTCAGAGGTATGCTGACAGTAGATTTAGGATGTCAGTATAATGTAAAGTCAAAATCGGTCTCTTTTTGTTTCATCATGACTGCTCTTACATTAATGCAGTCAGATGTCAGAGCAAGAGTCATTCTTGAAATTCCAAACACATCAGATGTGTTACAGCTTTATTagcttttaaattaaaatggctTTTTACATTCATCAAATGTCTGCTAACTCCATAAATaagttcagataaatatttatttcttcttcatCTGCAGGTCCAGAGTGTAGATGTTGCTGCCTTCAATAAGATCTAAACTCCGCCGGCCCCCTACCTGCTCCACCaaagtgttgctgctgctccCAGCTTATACGGTTATTAAAGCTAAGCTTTGAGCACAGACAACCGTCTCggtctctttgtttttcctactgaaatgtgaacattgtcAACCACATATTTACAATTTAATATAACATTTGCTTCTGATGTAGTGCAGTTAATTTCACACTTGTGAAAGTGAGCAGAGCCTCAAGGTAGAGCCCAGCCCTACCCAGAATCCGGGGTAAACGGGCTGTGTGAATGTTGTTTTGACTTTATGTAGCAGTACCATTGTTTCAGAGACATTGTAGAAGGACAAAGTCCCACCTCTGAAATCCAGATACACTCCTATTCTGCTGCAGCAGGGCACAGCAATGCTCACACTTTCCTTATTGTGCTGAAATGAGCAGACAGTATGAGAGCAGTCCAGACTCCAGGACCTTGAGTTGTGTCCCAGCTTGCTGTCGCTCCCTCCTCCACTCCTGCTTATGTTTTTGTAGCAGACGCCAATGGAAACCCCTCCATTTCCAGCCCAgtccacctcccagtaacagcgtcCTGCCATCCCAGCTCTGCACAGCACCTGGGCCCAGCTGGTGAAGCGATCCGGGTGGTCCGGGTAGGGCTGCGGCTCCGAGCGAGTGGTCACTCCTCTTCGGCCATCAGAGAAGGATAGATAGGAGTTGGCTGTGTTCAGGTCCAGGGTTAGATCACTGGAATCTGAAAATACAGTCAAGATGGCAACTAAAGATTAGACTATAAAATAATGGATGTCTGAAGGTTTAAAATAATGGTACTCACATTGTAGAAAATCATTTCTGGTCTTTGGTTCTGCATTGTATGGTATTTCAACATCTTTAGCTGTTAAGAAGCAAGG
This sequence is a window from Parambassis ranga chromosome 17, fParRan2.1, whole genome shotgun sequence. Protein-coding genes within it:
- the eef1da gene encoding eukaryotic translation elongation factor 1 delta a (guanine nucleotide exchange protein) isoform X4, coding for MPKQSTNMSGLQCLAAENIWFDKQRYDEAERRFYEGVNGPSTPQQQVKTALQQAKGRQQKRQHRNSSSHGGDQELVSRMKSLELENQTLHKVVENMRAALQKLESRVAMLEKSPASAAVPCAKAAPVQAVKQVKVENGGDDDDDLDLFGSDEEDEEAARIKQERVEAYTAKKAKKPTLIAKSSILLDVKPWDDETDMAKLEECVRSVQMDGLLWGASKLVPVGYGIKKLQINCVVEDDKVGTDILEEEITKFEDFVQSVDVAAFNKI
- the eef1da gene encoding eukaryotic translation elongation factor 1 delta a (guanine nucleotide exchange protein) isoform X6 yields the protein MPKQSTNMSGLQCLAAENIWFDKQRYDEAERRFYEGVNGPSTPQQQSSSHGGDQELVSRMKSLELENQTLHKVVENMRAALQKLESRVAMLEKSPASAAVPCAKAAPVQAVKQVKVENGGDDDDDLDLFGSDEEDEEAARIKQERVEAYTAKKAKKPTLIAKSSILLDVKPWDDETDMAKLEECVRSVQMDGLLWGASKLVPVGYGIKKLQINCVVEDDKVGTDILEEEITKFEDFVQSVDVAAFNKI
- the eef1da gene encoding eukaryotic translation elongation factor 1 delta a (guanine nucleotide exchange protein) isoform X2, whose translation is MDQHWPNRQQRAAPQNAVPVGAFRQGNVPAVERGIISGDNLQFGRLRRRTRLSHSESHSSGAEEEWLSSSLEASGSYGQSPVLQGMQAEAIWYNRSSYEQAEGNFHRRVASNGNGPLSSSPRSPNTRGSMTFHSRRTQGKQQNQEHPVSTVKASGTPHRKISRGRNRTSSETEQGGKGSRGAQPRKRGLSETEIRPRWDNTNMSGLQCLAAENIWFDKQRYDEAERRFYEGVNGPSTPQQQVKTALQQAKGRQQKRQHRNSSSHGGDQELVSRMKSLELENQTLHKVVENMRAALQKLESRVAMLEKSPASAAVPCAKAAPVQAVKQVKVENGGDDDDDLDLFGSDEEDEEAARIKQERVEAYTAKKAKKPTLIAKSSILLDVKPWDDETDMAKLEECVRSVQMDGLLWGASKLVPVGYGIKKLQINCVVEDDKVGTDILEEEITKFEDFVQSVDVAAFNKI
- the eef1da gene encoding eukaryotic translation elongation factor 1 delta a (guanine nucleotide exchange protein) isoform X1: MDQHWPNRQQRAAPQNAVPVGAFRQGNVPAVERGIISGDNLQFGRLRRRTRLSHSESHSSGAEEEWLSSSLEASGSYGQSPVLQGMQAEAIWYNRSSYEQAEGNFHRRVASNGNGPLSSSPRSPNTRGSMTFHSRRTQGKQQNQEHPVSTVKASGTPHRKISRGRNRTSSETEQGGKGSRGAQPRKRGLSETEIRPRWDKYGTSHTGNGRDLITNMSGLQCLAAENIWFDKQRYDEAERRFYEGVNGPSTPQQQVKTALQQAKGRQQKRQHRNSSSHGGDQELVSRMKSLELENQTLHKVVENMRAALQKLESRVAMLEKSPASAAVPCAKAAPVQAVKQVKVENGGDDDDDLDLFGSDEEDEEAARIKQERVEAYTAKKAKKPTLIAKSSILLDVKPWDDETDMAKLEECVRSVQMDGLLWGASKLVPVGYGIKKLQINCVVEDDKVGTDILEEEITKFEDFVQSVDVAAFNKI
- the eef1da gene encoding eukaryotic translation elongation factor 1 delta a (guanine nucleotide exchange protein) isoform X3; the protein is MDQHWPNRQQRAAPQNAVPVGAFRQGNVPAVERGIISGDNLQFGRLRRRTRLSHSESHSSGAEEEWLSSSLEASGSYGQSPVLQGMQAEAIWYNRSSYEQAEGNFHRRVASNGNGPLSSSPRSPNTRGSMTFHSRRTQGKQQNQEHPVSTVKASGTPHRKISRGRNRTSSETEQGGKGSRGAQPRKRGLSETEIRPRWDKYGTSHTGNGRDLITNMSGLQCLAAENIWFDKQRYDEAERRFYEGVNGPSTPQQQSSSHGGDQELVSRMKSLELENQTLHKVVENMRAALQKLESRVAMLEKSPASAAVPCAKAAPVQAVKQVKVENGGDDDDDLDLFGSDEEDEEAARIKQERVEAYTAKKAKKPTLIAKSSILLDVKPWDDETDMAKLEECVRSVQMDGLLWGASKLVPVGYGIKKLQINCVVEDDKVGTDILEEEITKFEDFVQSVDVAAFNKI
- the eef1da gene encoding eukaryotic translation elongation factor 1 delta a (guanine nucleotide exchange protein) isoform X7, producing the protein MSGLQCLAAENIWFDKQRYDEAERRFYEGVNGPSTPQQQSSSHGGDQELVSRMKSLELENQTLHKVVENMRAALQKLESRVAMLEKSPASAAVPCAKAAPVQAVKQVKVENGGDDDDDLDLFGSDEEDEEAARIKQERVEAYTAKKAKKPTLIAKSSILLDVKPWDDETDMAKLEECVRSVQMDGLLWGASKLVPVGYGIKKLQINCVVEDDKVGTDILEEEITKFEDFVQSVDVAAFNKI
- the eef1da gene encoding eukaryotic translation elongation factor 1 delta a (guanine nucleotide exchange protein) isoform X5 — translated: MSGLQCLAAENIWFDKQRYDEAERRFYEGVNGPSTPQQQVKTALQQAKGRQQKRQHRNSSSHGGDQELVSRMKSLELENQTLHKVVENMRAALQKLESRVAMLEKSPASAAVPCAKAAPVQAVKQVKVENGGDDDDDLDLFGSDEEDEEAARIKQERVEAYTAKKAKKPTLIAKSSILLDVKPWDDETDMAKLEECVRSVQMDGLLWGASKLVPVGYGIKKLQINCVVEDDKVGTDILEEEITKFEDFVQSVDVAAFNKI